The Oscillospiraceae bacterium genome contains the following window.
TGCCCGACAAGCTGCTTCACAGTCTGTTTTCCATGCGGAACAACCGGCGCATCACGGCTTCTCTGTTTTTCCAGCTTCTTTTCCTTTCGATGTGCCATGTACTTGCTTATGGCAGCCTTAAACATTCTGCCGGTAAACTTTGTTCCACTGACAACCAGCGTCAAAGTTCTGTTTTCCACTTCTTCCTGCATTTTCAACGCCTCCTTTCCACGAAGTTTGCAGGGAATCTCATTTTTGCTAAGGCGGAACCACCAGCCGCCGCAGAAGATAACGCTTCATACCGCCCTCCTTAGCGTAACTGGTCAGTACGGTCATAGTGCAGATTGCCCTGACGCACCTTTGCGTGGCTCAAAATCTTAATCTGCCCCTTTTCCTGACTATCCAGTGCTTTTTCATAACCGGTATCCGACAGGAACAGGCGGGTTCGTTCGCCTTTCCAGCCAACAGGGGAATCGTTCGTCAGCACATCAAAAATAATCATGTGCCGGGTGTCCTCGGCAAACCGTTGCAAATCCATGTATTCGTGGCCGTGGTAGTTCTGCGCCCCGGCCTTGAGGCGCATTTCCTCCATCAGCTGGCCCACAGTCTTACGCTCAGGCATGGCGCGCACCTCCTTTCCCACGCCCCTGGCCCTTCACGGTCAGGATGCCGTCCAGGGTGGTGGCGGTAATCCGCAGGCGCTCGGCGGTGGCAATGTCATTCTTCACGATCTCGTCGATGCCGTGGCCGCAGACCACCAGCACATGGGAACGGCGCAGGTAGTCCCGCGCCATATCCAGACCGTCCTTGTGTTCCTGGGGAATGTCGTCCTTGAGGAAGGTGGGCAGGAACAGCACCGGGCAGATGGGCGAATACCCGGCGTCGTACACCTGACGGCAGTAGGCCGCAGCGTTCTCGGCGTTCTCATACTGGCTGTTGCTCCAGGGAGCCGTAATGTAAGCAAGGGGTCGTTTCATGGCAAAATCCTTTCTCCCGGTGTATCCGGGCAGCAGAAAAGCGGCTGTTTACCAGCCGCCTGCATACATATCGTGGTTGACTTGTGCAGTGTAGTGGTTGCTGATCGTGGTCGGCGCGTTGAACAGCACCGCAAGCAGATACTGCTTCATGTTGCGGACCTCGGTGGTGTTTTTCTGTAAGCTGTCCATGACAAACCGGATATGCTCGCTGTCCAGCTTCAAAAAACGGGAGCGCACCACCTCATGGGGGAAGTCACTGCCAGCGATCCGGGTGGTTTTCCGCTTGGCGCAGACAGTCTCCACCATCAGCTCCACAATCTCGTCCAGGTCCTCCCGGTAGGTGGTAAACTCCCGGCACAGGTGGTCATACTCGATGTTCTCCAGAATCAAATCCCGATAACTTTCCATCTCTGAGACAGACATCGCATCCCTTCCTTTCCGTTCCGGCAGCTGTGCTGCCGCTGGCTCCCGGAAGGGAATAGAATCGGTACTTGATCCATAAGTAATTGTTTTTTCTGTATTTGATTTCTCTATATTTAATTCTGCGGGCTTTTCCGTATCCGGTTTATCCAGATACGGGTTTTCCGTATCTGGTGAAGCCATATCCGGCTGGGGCGTATCCGGGTTCTTCGGCTGTGGCTGCTCATATATGACATACTCCGTATCACTGATGCGTCCCTGGCGGTCACGCAGTTTGTGCCGCACAATGTAACCGGCAGCCTCCAATTCCCGCAACGCAGCGCCTATGGCATCCACGCCCTCCTTACAAATCTTTGCAAGACCACGGGTGGTGTAATTCCAGTCCTCTGGCAAAGACAGCATCATGGAAAGCAGCCCCTTGGCTTTTAACGACAGATTTGCATTTCGTAAATGATGATTGCTCATCACGGTATAATCACGGGTCCGTTCAATGCGAAAAACGGCCATCGACCTCACTCCTTCCGAATTTTGGGTACAAAAAACCGCAATCCTCATTCCAAAGAATTGCGGTGTTCAACACTTTTCAAATTTTCTTGCATAGAACCAAAACAGCGGCTTTTGAAGACGCGCCTCTGCAAATGGCTCCTCCTGGGCGAAAGGAAGTGTTTGCATCACGCGGTCAATATCCGTTGTATCCATGTCATGCTGAGATTTGCAATCTTCCCGGATTGCTTCTTGAATTTCCTTTACCGTACACATAGTCATTCCTTTCCTTTCGTTGTATGGGTTTATGAGCGGCGGCGTTTTCCCGGTTTGAAATCGAGGATATGTCCCTCAATCACACGAGCGTAACGCTTGATCTTGATCTCCCGGCGCTGCTGGCTTTGCAGAGCGGCCTGATACCCGTCCTCGGTCAAAAACAGCCGCATTTCCTCTCCGGGACTGCCGTAAGCTGCGCTGGGACGCAGGACGGAAAACTCAATCATCCAGCGTGTGTCATCCCAAAACCTCTCTACGGCGAGAATGTTGTGTCCTTTCAGCTCACGGGCTGAAATATCCCTCATAGGCGGCTCCTTTCATCGTTCCTGGTCTCTCTGACGCTTTTTCTGCCATGCCTCCAGCAGCTTGATGATGGTTTCCTGCATCCGCTGGGGCGTATAGCTTTTAGGGAAATACTTCCGCAAGGTGTCAGAGGTAAATGTCACTCGGTCCAGATCGCTTTTCTTTTCCTCACCCATGATGACACGCATCATATCGAGGGTCAGATGCCCCTCCTGACTGTATTTCTTGAGCCGCTGGGCTTGAGAAAGAGAAGGGGTAGCCTGTTCGCTGTCCATTGCGTCCAACAGGTCTACCTGTTCCTCCTTTTTGAGAAAGGACAGCTCATAGGCAGGGTTCAGGGCAATCTTCTTTTCATCCACCATGTCCAGCAGTTCGGGAATCAACTCTGTCAGACGGATATAGCGCTGAATTTGATTTCTGCTTGAACCAGCCTGCTGAGCCAATATTTCATCGGCTCTCAACTTCGTCCCAACTTGGGACGAAGTTAAATCAACTCGCTCTCCCTGATGTTTCATGGCGTCCAGCTTCATCTTGTAGGCAAAGGCTCTTTCACTTGGGAGCAAGCTTTCTCGTTGCAAATTGCTGTCAACCATAATGATCGTGGCGGCATCATCATCCAAATCCCGAACAATGACTGGCATGGTCTCCTTGTCTGCCAGTTCACTGGCTCTGTGCCGCCTGTGTCCGGCTACCAGCTCATAACCGCCCTCTGGGTCCGGTCGAGCAATCGCCGGAACCAGAACGCCATACTGCTTGATACTGTCAGCGGTCTCCATCATGGCTTCGTCATCCTTGACTTTGAATGGGTGGTTCCTAAAGGGATGCAGCTCAGACAGCGGAATCTCCTGAATCTTTTCCAGCTTTGCATCTTGACGGCCTTCTTCGGTGGAGAATAGATCATCTACCGAGGCCAGCTCTATTTTTTTCGCGCTGCTTTTCAAGTTTCAACACCTCCTTCGTCAGATTTCGATACCCCTCTGCCACTTTGCCGCCAGGGTCATGGGCGAAAATACTTTTTCCCTCTGCGCTAATTTCCTTTGCCCGGACAGAGTGGGGGATCTCTGTGCCGAATACTTTGATCTTGCTGCCATAGGTCTCACGCAGGAGCGCGGAGATCTCTTTGGCAAAGTTGGTTCGGCTGTCCACCATCGTCAGCAGGATACCGTCTATCTGGAGCTTGGGGTTGATCTGCCGCTTTACCTTGTTTACCGTGGAGAGCAGCTGTTCCAGTCCTTTGGCGGGCAGATACTCTGCCTGAACGGGAATTATGATCCTGTTCGCAGCGGCCAGCGCATTGACTGTGAGCATACCCAGGGAGGGCTGGCAGTCGATGAGGATATGGGAGTATTGCCCCTTCAGCGTGTCCAGATATTGCCGCAAGATAGTCTCACGGCTCATGGCGTTTACCAGGGATACCTCCATACCGGATAACTGGATGTCCGCAGGCATCAGGTCAACGCCTTCTGCATGATGCAGAATACCTTCTCCGGGGCGTATAGGCTGATCCATCAGAATTTTGCCCATTGCATCCGACAGTGTAAATGGCAGCTTGTCCGGTTGCGGATTTCCCAAGCTGATTGTCAGGCTTCCTTGCGGGTCCCCGTCAATCAGAAGCACTTTCTTTCCGGCCTGTGCCAGACCTATTCCCAAGTTCGCACAGGTTGTTGTTTTGCCAACGCCGCCTTTCTGGTTGGCGATGGCGATGATTTGCGTGTTCAAATAAACCTCCTCCTTCTACAAAAAATATCCCTATTCCGAAAAATAGGGATGAAAAAAGCCGCTTACTCAAATAAATGAATAAACGGCTATGTAAGAAATATTCGATTGTAAGTAAAGTTTTATATCACTGCAAAATAACGAAGTGCATCTTTGATTGCTTCTACCTTTTCTGGTGTCGGATGTTTCCTCGGCTGTTTCAATTCTTCTACCGCATTAGGAGCATCATACATCGGCAATCCCAAATTTCGCTTTACCTCTGCGATATACGCGGTATGTACCTTGAAGCCGTATTTCGCTTCTATGTACTCCTTAATCATTTTGTAGGTCACTTTTTCTTTGGGCTTGTACGCTTCGGCTCTTTTAGCAATACTATCTACCGGAATCTTGCCCTCGCCCTCTCCAAACTCCACATCAATGTGGATATAACTATCGGCTTTTTTGTGGGACAAAAGAACTACCGTCTCGACAGTTGTTTCAGTTTCCAAGGGAAGTTCTTTCACTTCCTCACCATCAACAGGCACAGGAAAATTGAATACGATCTTCTTTATCCAGCTTCCGTCTTTCCTTTTCTCCGGGAACATCTCAATTCGCTCGATAAAGGCCTTCATAAACTCCTTCTGCTCCGCTTCCATTGCGGAATGGTAGACTTCATCAAATGCCAGCAACAAGCGATAGATATTGTCTCCGGAAATCTTCTCCTGCTGGATGCTGCGGATCTGACTTTGCAATTCGCCAATCTGAACTTCGATTTCCTCTATGGTGTCATACTGCTCATCATAGCGGCGCTGCAAGTCCAAAATCTTTCTGTCATAGTGGGCATCATTGATGTCCAAGGTATCCATCTGACGCTCCAAGCGGCTTTTCGTTCCAAAGGCTTGCTTTAGCCGCCCTTGTAGGACAGCAATCTGCCGTTCCATATCTTCTGTATCAACTGCTGTTCCGATTTTCGCCTGAATCGCTTCTACAAACCGTGGATTGTTGACCATAGCGGAGATAACCTTCGCCACAAATTTGTTGATTTCCGTCTGCTCGATATTCAGACGGAAACTGCACTCATGCCCGGTAGGTGTTACCGTATTTTTGCAGTAGTAATAATACCGTGTTTTCTTGTCCTTGCTGTGCGCCTTGGCGATATTGCCGTACATACTCTTTCCGCAGCATGGGCATTTCAAGATACCGGACAG
Protein-coding sequences here:
- a CDS encoding ParB/RepB/Spo0J family partition protein, whose protein sequence is MKSSAKKIELASVDDLFSTEEGRQDAKLEKIQEIPLSELHPFRNHPFKVKDDEAMMETADSIKQYGVLVPAIARPDPEGGYELVAGHRRHRASELADKETMPVIVRDLDDDAATIIMVDSNLQRESLLPSERAFAYKMKLDAMKHQGERVDLTSSQVGTKLRADEILAQQAGSSRNQIQRYIRLTELIPELLDMVDEKKIALNPAYELSFLKKEEQVDLLDAMDSEQATPSLSQAQRLKKYSQEGHLTLDMMRVIMGEEKKSDLDRVTFTSDTLRKYFPKSYTPQRMQETIIKLLEAWQKKRQRDQER
- a CDS encoding DUF5720 family protein, with translation MPERKTVGQLMEEMRLKAGAQNYHGHEYMDLQRFAEDTRHMIIFDVLTNDSPVGWKGERTRLFLSDTGYEKALDSQEKGQIKILSHAKVRQGNLHYDRTDQLR
- a CDS encoding recombinase family protein codes for the protein MQVDGYSLDAQRDKLRKYAAYEDMIVAGEYSDEGFSGKNIQGRQEFQRMLNDIQDGKDDVSYVLVFKLSRFGRNAADVLNSLQLMQDFGVNLICVEDGIDSSKDAGKLMISVLSAVAEIERENIRTQTMAGREQKAREGKWNGGFAPYGYKLENGNLVIAEDEVEVIRVIYDRYIHTNEGVAGVAKYLNRNGYTKKLRQNNTIPGFSRDFVKNVLYNPVYMGKIAYGRRRTEKKQGTRNEMHVVEQSEFPVYEGQHEAIISEEDWYLAQEKRKINSFKREKVNNPDHAHILSGILKCPCCGKSMYGNIAKAHSKDKKTRYYYYCKNTVTPTGHECSFRLNIEQTEINKFVAKVISAMVNNPRFVEAIQAKIGTAVDTEDMERQIAVLQGRLKQAFGTKSRLERQMDTLDINDAHYDRKILDLQRRYDEQYDTIEEIEVQIGELQSQIRSIQQEKISGDNIYRLLLAFDEVYHSAMEAEQKEFMKAFIERIEMFPEKRKDGSWIKKIVFNFPVPVDGEEVKELPLETETTVETVVLLSHKKADSYIHIDVEFGEGEGKIPVDSIAKRAEAYKPKEKVTYKMIKEYIEAKYGFKVHTAYIAEVKRNLGLPMYDAPNAVEELKQPRKHPTPEKVEAIKDALRYFAVI
- a CDS encoding ParA family protein; the protein is MNTQIIAIANQKGGVGKTTTCANLGIGLAQAGKKVLLIDGDPQGSLTISLGNPQPDKLPFTLSDAMGKILMDQPIRPGEGILHHAEGVDLMPADIQLSGMEVSLVNAMSRETILRQYLDTLKGQYSHILIDCQPSLGMLTVNALAAANRIIIPVQAEYLPAKGLEQLLSTVNKVKRQINPKLQIDGILLTMVDSRTNFAKEISALLRETYGSKIKVFGTEIPHSVRAKEISAEGKSIFAHDPGGKVAEGYRNLTKEVLKLEKQREKNRAGLGR
- a CDS encoding helix-turn-helix domain-containing protein is translated as MAVFRIERTRDYTVMSNHHLRNANLSLKAKGLLSMMLSLPEDWNYTTRGLAKICKEGVDAIGAALRELEAAGYIVRHKLRDRQGRISDTEYVIYEQPQPKNPDTPQPDMASPDTENPYLDKPDTEKPAELNIEKSNTEKTITYGSSTDSIPFREPAAAQLPERKGRDAMSVSEMESYRDLILENIEYDHLCREFTTYREDLDEIVELMVETVCAKRKTTRIAGSDFPHEVVRSRFLKLDSEHIRFVMDSLQKNTTEVRNMKQYLLAVLFNAPTTISNHYTAQVNHDMYAGGW
- a CDS encoding DUF5720 family protein; protein product: MRDISARELKGHNILAVERFWDDTRWMIEFSVLRPSAAYGSPGEEMRLFLTEDGYQAALQSQQRREIKIKRYARVIEGHILDFKPGKRRRS